From one Ignavibacteria bacterium genomic stretch:
- a CDS encoding YebC/PmpR family DNA-binding transcriptional regulator has product MGRAFEFRRARKEKRWANMARTFTKFGKEISVAVKQGGPDPETNAHLRVVIQNAKAANMPKDNIENAIKKASSKDASELQEVNFEGYGPHGVAIWVETATDNNTRTVANIRSYFNRNGGQLGTSGSLEFIFTRKGVFTIPANIGNRDELELLLIENGAEDISEQDGELVVTTAFEDFIGMQRALEQSSITVSNSELRRIPSSSITLTDEQTEEVIKLIEKLEEDEDVQNVFHNMNED; this is encoded by the coding sequence ATGGGTCGCGCATTTGAATTTCGCAGAGCACGCAAAGAGAAACGCTGGGCCAACATGGCCAGGACATTTACGAAATTTGGCAAAGAAATATCGGTTGCTGTAAAACAAGGTGGACCTGACCCGGAAACCAATGCCCACCTTCGCGTTGTAATCCAGAACGCAAAGGCGGCAAATATGCCAAAGGACAATATCGAAAATGCAATTAAGAAGGCATCGTCGAAGGATGCATCCGAATTACAGGAAGTTAACTTCGAGGGCTACGGTCCGCATGGTGTTGCAATATGGGTGGAAACTGCAACCGATAACAATACCCGTACGGTTGCTAACATCCGGTCGTACTTTAACCGGAATGGCGGCCAATTGGGTACGAGCGGTTCGCTGGAATTTATCTTTACGCGCAAGGGCGTTTTTACAATACCCGCCAATATTGGAAACAGGGACGAGCTTGAACTGCTCCTGATTGAAAACGGCGCCGAAGATATCAGCGAACAGGATGGCGAACTGGTTGTTACAACCGCCTTCGAAGACTTTATCGGTATGCAAAGAGCTCTGGAGCAGTCTTCAATCACAGTGTCGAATTCTGAACTGCGCCGTATTCCAAGCTCGAGCATAACCTTAACCGATGAGCAAACCGAAGAAGTAATTAAGTTGATTGAGAAGCTGGAAGAAGACGAAGATGTCCAGAATGTTTTTCACAATATGAATGAAGACTAA
- a CDS encoding amidophosphoribosyltransferase, giving the protein MCAVVGVFNHPNASILTYYALHALQHRGQEASGIVTVYQQDNKPRMGVHKGEGLVLDVFGNHDVFKKTLCGSVAIGHNRYSTTGLSTVANIQPFHFSYTGGLFALAHNGNLTNTRTLRNQLKGDGAIFQTTTDTELFMHLIARSKQPTQVEQIREAAQITKGAYSLVMLGNNTMYAVRDPHGFRPLCIGKLEHEQGTAYIVASETCALDILSAEYIRDVEPNEIVVFNNDTITNGTMQSFAIAETKPEPRHCIFEYVYFSRPDSMIFGHAVDKVRRKLGKNLAEESPLAGTEDDKAVVISVPDSGNTATLGYARVNEKSFPTRYEIGLIRSHYVGRTFIAYGQDQREFKVKTKFNVVRGVLEGNRVAVVDDSIVRGTTSKLLVGLIRMAKPREVHLRITSPPVMHPCIYGMDFPSRNELIAHHYRTEDEVAKVIGVDSVRYLSINGLMDAVPQDAATGYCTACFTGNYPVSPDVDVNEFKQVIEE; this is encoded by the coding sequence ATGTGTGCTGTTGTTGGGGTTTTTAATCATCCGAATGCATCAATTTTAACCTACTATGCACTGCATGCATTACAGCACCGCGGACAAGAGGCTAGTGGAATTGTAACCGTGTACCAGCAGGACAACAAGCCTCGTATGGGCGTCCATAAAGGTGAGGGGCTTGTTCTGGATGTGTTTGGTAACCATGATGTGTTCAAAAAAACATTGTGTGGCTCTGTTGCAATTGGTCACAACAGATACTCCACCACCGGATTAAGTACAGTTGCCAACATTCAGCCGTTTCACTTTTCATATACCGGCGGATTGTTTGCTCTTGCTCATAACGGCAATCTCACAAATACGCGTACCTTGCGTAATCAGCTGAAAGGCGATGGCGCCATATTCCAGACAACAACCGATACCGAACTGTTCATGCACCTGATTGCACGCTCCAAGCAGCCAACACAGGTAGAACAAATCCGGGAGGCCGCTCAAATTACTAAAGGTGCTTATTCGCTTGTCATGTTAGGCAATAACACAATGTATGCGGTTCGAGATCCGCACGGGTTCCGGCCTCTGTGCATTGGCAAACTTGAACACGAACAAGGGACGGCCTATATCGTTGCCAGTGAAACCTGCGCGCTGGACATTCTTAGTGCAGAGTACATCCGCGATGTGGAGCCAAACGAAATTGTAGTGTTCAACAATGATACCATTACAAACGGAACAATGCAATCCTTTGCTATTGCCGAAACAAAACCTGAACCGCGCCACTGCATCTTTGAGTACGTGTATTTCAGCCGACCCGATTCGATGATCTTTGGTCACGCAGTTGATAAGGTACGCAGAAAGCTTGGCAAAAACCTCGCAGAGGAAAGCCCCCTTGCCGGAACGGAAGACGATAAGGCCGTCGTTATCTCTGTCCCTGACTCCGGAAACACGGCTACACTGGGCTATGCCAGGGTGAATGAAAAATCGTTCCCAACGAGATACGAAATCGGCCTGATTAGATCGCACTATGTGGGGCGGACGTTTATTGCCTACGGCCAGGATCAGCGGGAGTTTAAGGTTAAAACAAAGTTTAACGTTGTGCGCGGTGTGCTGGAAGGTAACCGTGTGGCAGTAGTAGATGACAGCATCGTCCGCGGCACTACATCAAAGCTACTCGTTGGCTTGATTCGTATGGCAAAACCCCGCGAGGTTCACCTTCGCATTACATCACCGCCTGTAATGCACCCCTGCATATACGGTATGGACTTCCCCAGCCGCAACGAGCTGATTGCACATCATTATCGGACCGAGGACGAAGTTGCCAAGGTTATTGGCGTAGACTCTGTCCGGTATCTTAGCATTAACGGTCTTATGGATGCTGTCCCGCAGGATGCTGCCACGGGATACTGCACTGCTTGCTTTACCGGAAACTACCCGGTTTCACCGGATGTTGACGTTAATGAGTTCAAGCAGGTTATCGAAGAATAG